From Brassica oleracea var. oleracea cultivar TO1000 chromosome C3, BOL, whole genome shotgun sequence, a single genomic window includes:
- the LOC106335677 gene encoding uncharacterized protein LOC106335677 yields the protein MSLLLGHSPKLFIRKPVLVRASAGRSSSPLQTPPCFVCGEDPCGPDHVELSFAYATRFYPKLIKKAPVELVYNDASDAAVTTIGSSHGWVASLMHDVGTLRLHDDLNPVASNSDPKRILLPPLVTLPHCQTQIITNVSLSSPSPEEEDCVVAVKFLGHQLSFCRPASQSNSKWFNIKIDNPCFFSSRVMFSKRHNMFRLPGAGGQLIGSWDLCEDKHTPKFQELRYHNLPELSKAERETMHSCFTSEHLVESRSTGETFLVKLFRQTVDGTSLKVKGTKLKTKGVMVFKVDDHGNAVYTQDIGDLAIFLSKSEPFCVRASSFPGVIPNQVNILDVREVAFFKLTDSSIISYTHRIKAPYFFPPQNIEY from the coding sequence ATGTCTCTCCTTCTCGGTCACTCCCCGAAGCTCTTCATTCGGAAACCGGTGTTGGTAAGAGCCTCTGCTGGCCGCTCATCTTCCCCGCTGCAAACCCCTCCTTGTTTCGTCTGTGGCGAGGATCCTTGCGGGCCGGATCATGTAGAACTCAGTTTTGCATATGCTACTAGATTTTATCCTAAACTGATAAAAAAGGCGCCTGTCGAGTTGGTGTATAACGATGCTAGTGATGCAGCGGTAACAACAATCGGGTCCTCTCACGGCTGGGTAGCCTCTTTGATGCATGACGTAGGCACTCTGCGTCTCCATGATGATCTAAACCCGGTTGCTTCGAATTCAGATCCAAAACGCATCTTGCTGCCTCCTCTTGTAACTTTGCCTCATTGCCAAACCCAAATCATCACCAATGTTTCCTTGTCCTCACCATCTCCAGAGGAAGAAGATTGTGTCGTGGCTGTCAAGTTCTTGGGACACCAACTCAGCTTTTGCAGACCTGCTTCTCAAAGCAACTCCAAGTGGTTCAACATCAAAATCGACAACCCATGTTTCTTCTCCTCCCGTGTCATGTTCTCCAAGAGACATAACATGTTTCGCTTACCTGGAGCGGGAGGCCAACTCATTGGATCATGGGATCTCTGCGAAGACAAGCACACACCCAAGTTTCAGGAGTTGCGATATCACAACCTTCCCGAGCTGAGCAAAGCTGAACGTGAGACTATGCACTCCTGTTTCACGAGCGAACACTTGGTGGAATCTCGATCCACTGGTGAAACTTTTTTGGTCAAGTTGTTCAGACAGACCGTGGACGGTACCAGTTTGAAAGTAAAAGGTACCAAATTGAAAACAAAAGGTGTAATGGTGTTCAAGGTAGACGACCATGGAAATGCAGTGTACACTCAAGACATTGGAGATCTCGCCATCTTCCTCTCAAAGTCTGAACCTTTTTGTGTCCGTGCTAGCTCTTTTCCTGGGGTGATTCCTAACCAAGTCAATATCTTGGATGTCAGGGAGGTGGCATTTTTCAAGCTTACTGATTCTTCCATCATAAGTTATACTCACAGAATCAAGGCCCCTTACTTTTTTCCACCTCAAAATATAGAATATTAA
- the LOC106331211 gene encoding uncharacterized protein LOC106331211, producing the protein MTNDNNTPIDTTDVTKTPLNVAATDATVTASENITASTAAATTSTILTAGNAADETTRRSLFGAGLYQTGSVSETASGPKKMMFFLTTMKLDKFIQEDKPLIPYGIDDVHSLATVDIWVHSDFICKGYILGPLIDPLYRLYCEIPTAKELWRSLDKKYRGEDAGCQKYVVAKFHDFKMKFKGKCHYCHKVGHKTVERRKKIKDEKAQAEDDLVAVSTEANMVEINNPKEWWYDTGATTHICTDRAMFSTYQKSETQEKLRMGNTAVYKIEGRDNVILKMTSGHEVTLTNVKHKCILLPPLVSLPHCQTQIVTNVSLSSLSPEEEDCVVAIKFMGPQLSYCRPSAQGNSKWFNIRIANPCFFSSRVMFSKKHNMFRIPGAGGQLIASWDLCEDKHTPKFQELRYHFLPEPTEAEREVMDTCLTSEHMVESQSTGETFLVKCFRQTMDGIAVLQTKGVMAFRVTPKGNSVYTQDIVDLTIFISKAEAFCVRASSFPGVSPNHVYILDVMEISFFKLPDSSITTLTERIMSPYVFPPQNIEY; encoded by the exons ATGACGAACGATAACAACACCCCCATTGACACCACAGATGTCACAAAAACTCCACTCAACGTTGCAGCCACTGATGCAACTGTGACAGCCTCTGAAAACATCACAGCGTCAACCGCTGCAGCAACAACTAGCACTATCCTCACTGCGGGAAATGCTGCTGATGAAACCACTCGCCGTAGCCTATTCGGTGCTGGTCTTTATCAGACGGGCTCAGTTTCAGAAACCGCAAGTGGTCCG AAGAAGATGATGTTCTTCCTGACAACGATGAAACTGGACAAGTTCATCCAGGAGGACAAACCCCTTATTCCGTACGGGATTGATGATGTCCACAGTCTTGCAACTGTTGACATATGGGTGCATTCCGACTTCATCTGCAAAGGTTACATTTTGGGTCCTCTCATTGATCCATTGTACCGACTCTACTGTGAGATTCCCACTGCGAAAGAGCTGTGGAGATCCCTGGATAAGAAGTACAGAGGTGAGGACGCTGGCTGCCAGAAGTATGTGGTTGCAAAGTTCCATGACTTCAAAATG AAGTTCAAGGGGAAATGTCACTACTGCCACAAAGTGGGGCACAAGACTGTTGAGCGTCGCAAAAAGATCAAAGATGAGAAGGCTCAGGCTGAGGATGATCTCGTTGCTGTGTCGACTGAAGCCAACATGGTTGAAATCAACAACCCCAAGGAATGGTGGTATGACACTGGTGCAACCACCCACATTTGCACCGATAGGGCGATGTTCAGCACCTATCAGAAAAGCGAGACTCAGGAGAAGCTCAGGATGGGAAACACTGCAGTCTACAAGATTGAAGGACGTGACAATGTGATTTTGAAGATGACATCTGGTCATGAAGTCACTCTGACGAATGTGAAGCAT AAATGCATCTTGCTGCCTCCTCTTGTATCTTTGCCTCATTGCCAAACCCAAATCGTCACCAACGTGTCCTTGTCCTCACTATCTCCAGAGGAGGAAGATTGTGTCGTGGCTATTAAGTTCATGGGACCCCAACTCAGCTACTGCCGACCCTCTGCTCAAGGCAACTCCAAGTGGTTCAACATCAGGATCGCAAACCCTTGCTTCTTCTCCTCCCGTGTCATGTTTTCCAAGAAACATAACATGTTTCGCATACCTGGAGCTGGCGGCCAACTCATTGCATCATGGGATCTCTGCGAAGACAAGCACACACCCAAGTTTCAGGAGTTGCGATATCATTTTCTTCCAGAGCCGACCGAAGCAGAACGTGAGGTTATGGATACATGTCTCACGAGCGAACACATGGTGGAATCACAATCCACAGGTGAAACCTTTTTGGTCAAGTGTTTCAGACAGACTATGGACGGTATTGCCGTATTGCAAACAAAAGGTGTAATGGCGTTCAGGGTAACCCCCAAGGGAAATTCAGTGTACACTCAAGACATTGTAGATCTCACCATTTTCATCTCAAAGGCTGAAGCATTCTGTGTCCGTGCTAGCTCGTTTCCTGGCGTGAGCCCTAACCATGTCTATATCTTGGATGTCATGGAGATTTCATTTTTCAAGCTTCCTGATTCTTCCATCACAACTCTTACTGAAAGAATCATGTCCCCTTACGTTTTTCCACCTCAAAATATAGAATATTAA